GCCCGCGGAGAGCCCGACCTTCGAGACCATCGGACCCGTCGAGGCGGTCGCAGACGAGACGGCGACGCAGGTCGCCTACATGAGCGGCGGCAAGCGCGTCACCGCCGTGCTGCGGACCCCCCAGGGCGACGGACCGTTCCCGGCCGTCGTCGTCGTGCACGGCAGCGTCGACCCTGAGGACTACGACACCGGCACCGACCTGATCCCCGAGCAGCGCGCGCTCATCTCGAGCGGCTACGCGGTGCTCGCGGTCGACATGCGCGGGTACGCGGACTCCGACGCCGCTGACGCCGACAGCCTCGAGGTCGACCCCGGCTTCGGCTGGATGACGGTGCTGGATTGGGGAATGGCGCTGGACGTCGTCAACGGGCTTCGCGCGCTGCGCGACGGTGCGGCACCCGAGGTCGATCCCGAGAACGTCGGACTCGTCGGGCACTCGCTGGGCGGGCTGCTGGTGCTGGATGCCGCGGTCATCGCCCCCGGCGCCTCCGACATCGTCGTGGCCCTGGCCGCGGCACCGTCGGACTTCAAGGAGGCGATGGACGCGATCGAGGCCGAGAACCCCGGCGCGATGGACGAGTTCCTCGGCGAGGACACGGATCCGGCGCAGCTTGCCCAGTATTGGGCCGACATCTCCCCTCGGACGTTCTTCGACCGCGTCACCGAGCCGCTGCTGATGATCCACGGCACCGACGACGATTCGACGTTCCCCGAGTGGTCGCAGCAGACGGTCGACGCATGGCAGGCGACCGGGAACCCGGCGGAGATCGTGCTCATCGACGGCGGTGACCACCACTTCAAGCCGCGCCGCGACGAAGAGGTCGGCATCACGATCGCCGCGCTCGACGCCGTGCTGCGCGACTGACGGGCTCGCGCGCCCGATCCGGCGCTACCAGGCCCAGAGGGCCTGCAGCGTCGCGCGCTCGTAGTCGTTCACCGTCTGCACGCCCATGATGTCGGCCGCGCTCCAGTCGGCCACGCCGGTGTCGACCGTCCACGTTCCCGACGCCGGGTACTGGGCATCGACCGGCCCGTAGCTGATCCGCGTGTTCTGCACGTCGGTGAAGCCCATGCGCCCGATCGCGCCCGAGACCACCGAGTCGTACAGCCGCACATCGGGGCAGCCGCCGGCGAACGCGTTCGGGTCGCCCTGGTAATCGCCCGGCTGGAGCGGGTAGATCCGCCACGGCAGCTGACCGCCCAGGATCAGGCTGTGGTGGTACTCGGCCCGCTGCAGCTTGTCCTGGAGCAGCTCGGTCGCGTTCGACGAGCCGTAGTCGACGCAGTCGACGGTGATGATCGGGCCGAACGCACCGGTGCCGGTGCCCTCGAGCTGGATCGTGTCGCAGTGCGCGTCGCTGCCCTCGGGTTTGATCGACGGTCCGAACACGCAGCCGTGCCGGCTCAGGTTCGTCATCTCGAAGGTCTCGGTGGGCCGGACGGCGCTGGTGTCGTCGGCGTTGCGGCGGAATCCGAGCACGAGTTCGTACAGGGCGAGGTTGCGACCGCCGCGCGTGATGCTCATGCCGTCGAAGCGGCTCCAGCCGACCTGGATGTCGACGCAGCGGGTGAGGGCGAAGCCGCCGGCGCTCTCGAAGCCGAAGAACGACAGCCGTGCGCACTGGTCGAAGCGCGCGCCGGCGTCGGCGATCTGCACCGTGCCGAAGCCGTCGCGGGGCACGATGAGCACGTTGCGGCCCCACGTCTGGTTGCCGACCTGGGCGAGGGCCGGCGTGGCCGACGAGGTCCAGCCGCCGCCCGACAGCGTGCCCGGCGCGACCCGGATGACCACCCCCGCCATCACCTCTTCTGCGCTCAGCGTCTGCACGCGGCGGGCGATGTCGACCCAGTCGCAGCGTGCGTCGATCTCCAGCGCCGCGACCTCACCGGGCCACGGCACCTCGGCGGGGAAGTGCGTGCCGTTCGGACCGTACGACGAGCTGACCCCGCGACGCGTCGACGTGCCGGGCCTCGTCGTCGGCGTCGGCGTGGGCGTCGGCGTGGGCGTCGGCTTTTCGGGGGCGCACGCGACCGCGGCGAACCCGGTGGCCGCCACGATAGAGGTACCGAAGAACGCCCGGCGACTGAACGGACGCGTCATGAAACCTCCACAGAGACGAACCTCCATCCTGCCTCAGCGCGCAGAACGCGCCAAAGCGCGGACGCCCTGTGGCTCAAGGATGGCGGGAGTCGTCGCCCTGCGGATCTGCGGTCTTCGTCGTGGTCGATGCCGGCGCGGTTCCCGCGTCCGCGGCCGCCGCGGCCGCCCGCCGTGCGCGGCGAGTCAGCTCCTCGGTCTCGATCAGACGGTCCTCGTCGGTCTTCTGCTCCTCGTTCGCCGTCTCCGAGAACGTCTCGGTGTTGGCGAGCTCGGCCGCCATCTCCTCGGTCGTCTCGGCGTCGTCGGCCGCGGCATCCGTCTTCGCCGGACGCGCTTTCGGAGCACGGATGCTGCGCACGAAGCCCAGCAGCTTTCCGACGTCGCCGCGGTAGCTCTTGAGCAGGAACAGGGGCGAGATGATGACCAGCGATCCGACCATGCCCACGATCACCTGCACGATCGCGATCGTGTCGATCACGAGGTGGGACGCACCCCACGATCCGGCGAAGGCGAGCACGGCCATGATGGCGGGGCGGATGATCGGCAGCGCCACATCGCCGGGCCGCACGAACGTGCCGCGCATGGCGAAGCCGAACCCGGGGACGAGCAGGATGAGGCTCAGCGCGCCGTAGGTCAGCACGAGGCCGGGCAGCCCACCCCACCAGATGCCGAAGAAGAATCCGGCGATCACGATCGGGCGCGCGACGAGGTCGTAGACGAACTGGCGGTGCGAGTGCCCGAGCGAGATGTACAGCCAGGTGCGGAGCCGGCCGATCGCCTGGGCGAAACCGGCGATGGCCAGCAGGCTGAACAGCGTCGCCGCCATCTCCCAGCCGGGACCGAGGAGCAGGCGCACGAGCGGCTGCGCGACGCCGGCCGCCACCGCGTACGTGGGCAGCGTCAGGTAGCCGATCACCAGGGCGGCGCTGCGGATGTACCGGCGGTAGCGATCGCCCTCATCGCGGAGCGCGCTCAGGACCGGCAGCGCGACACGGCCGAGCGGGCCGTTCATCTGCTGCAGCGGCAACAGGAACAGCGCGTACGCGCGTGAATACTGACCGAGGGCGGCCGGGCCGAGGGTGGCACCGATGATGACGTTGTCGAGGTTCTTCTCGGCGTAGCCGAGCAGCTCGGCGCCGAAGATGCTGCCGCCGGTGCCCAGCAGCGGCCAGGTCTCCTTGACGATGCGCGGTGGGCCCCACTTGGGGCGCACGAGCGACCACAGCACGACGAGCCGGATGATGAACTGCGCACCGGCCATGATGACGAGCGACCAGAAGCCGGCGCCCAGCAGCGCCGCCACGATGCCGGCGACCACGCCGGCGGCCATCGTGGAGATGTCCAGGCTCGCGAGCAGCCCGAAGCGCAGGTTCTTCGTGGCCATGGCCTGCAGCGGCATGACGAGGCCGCTCAGGAACACACCCGGCGCCATGAAGAGGGTGATCGCGACCAGGCGCGGCTCGTTGTAGAGCGCGGCGACCAGCGGCGCCGACAGCGCGACCGCGACCGAGAGCACGATGCCGATGAGGGCCGACACCCACAGCAGGCTCTTCCACACCCGGTCACTGAGGTTCTTGGCCTGGATGATGGCGCCGGTCATGCCGAAGTCGCGGACGAGTTCGGCGATGCCCATGATCGAGCCGACCATCGCGATGAGACCGAAGTCGGCCGGCGTCAGCAGGCGGGCGAGCACCACGGTCGAGAGCATCTGCAGGAGCGCGCGGCCCCACAGTCCGCCCATCGTGACCGCGACGCCGCGCGATGCCTTGTGGGCCAGGTTCTGGGTACCGCTCACGTCGTCTGCTCCCGCGTGGTGTGGTCACGGTTCCACGAGATCGATGCACGGCTGCGCAGGAGTCGCGCGGCCCTGCGGTGGGCCGTGAGGTAGACCGCGGTGTAGACCGCGAAGCCAGCCCACAGCGACGGCCGGCGCCAGACGCGCGAGAGCAGCGACCGAGCGCCGCCCACCGAGGTCGCCGGCGGGGTGAGCTCGGGGAAGCGCACCGCGAGCTCCTGGTTCCCGGCCGCGATGCGGGTGTTGCGGCCCAGCAGCGCGCGCAGCGTGCCGGGCGCGTGCACCGAGAAGGTGAGTCCGGCCGGCGTGAAGCGCTCGTGCGGGGCGAACAGCCGCTGCACGTACAGGTCGTCGGCGATCACGTCGGGAAACTCCTCGAAGCGGGCCCGACCGGTGGAGCTGAGGATGTACACGCCCGAGCCGATGTGGCCCGACGCGCGGTAGTCGGTCAGCGCCCACACCCGGTAGTACTGCCGCACCCACCAGGAGCGCGAGGGCAGCACGATCATGCGCGGCGCGGCGACCAGGGCGCCGACCTCGTCCATCCGGCCGGCGATCTCGGTCAGCACGGCGCCCGAGACGATCACATCGGCGTCCACGTAGGCGACCGGGTAGGCACTGACGTCCGCGGATCCCGCGTTGAGCGCCTTGATCTTCGAGCCGTGCTCCAGTTCGAGCACCCGGACGGTCGCAGCCACGGCATCCGTATCGAAATCACGGGCGATCTCCGCGGTCCGGTCGCTGCAGCCGTTGGCGACCACGACGATCTCGGCGTGCGTGTCGACCAGGGCGGTCAGCGCGCGCTCGATGACGGTCGCCTCGTCGTGCGCCGGGATGACGACGGAGATCGCGCTCATCGCACGCCCGCCGGAGACTTCTCGGCCTTCGGGATCTTGGACTTCGGCCACGTCTCGGATCCGTCGGTCATCGCCCACGCGGCGACGCCCAGCAGGATCGTGAGCATCAGGAACGCCTGCATGAACGAGAAGGCGTCGTAGAAGTACGCGCCCACCGCGTAGCCGAGCGTCGATGCGCCGATCGCGAAGGTCAGGAACACCCGGCTCTGCGGCGCCGTCGAGGTGAACGAGAAGCGGATCAGGCGGTACACCGGGTAGACCAGCAGCGCGATGAGCCCGATGACGCCGACCACACCGGTCTCCATCGCCGTGCCCAGCCACTGGTTGTCGAGGATCTGCGCGTTGGCATTCTCACCGACGACCACGCGGGTGGCCAGGCCGCTGCCGAACCAAGGCTGCTGCGAGAGTTCGGCCAGGGCGGGTTCGACGTCGGCGAGACGGCCTTGACCTGCCATCCCGATGCTGGAGAACTGTCCGGCGATCAGCCCCTGCACGTCGAACAGCGAGAGCACGGTGGTCTCGACCAGCTTCGGCAGCACCAGACCCGTGATCAGCGCGAACGGGAGCCCGATCACGAACAGGATCCCGGCCAGTCGCGGCCTGAGCAGCAGCGTGTACAGGAACATCGCGCCGAGCACGACGACGCCGGTGCGCGAGACGGCGCTCAGCAGCCCCAGCATCATCATCGCGAGCAGGATCGAATACAGCGCCTTGCGGTTGAACGGGTGCTTGGGCCAGGGCCCGAACTTCATCAGGTAGATCCCGATCGGCACCAGCATCGTGAACAGCACGGAGAGGGCGATCGGATGCTGCGACGAGGCGTACGAGCGGTTGCCGCCGGCGCGCACCGATTCGGCGTCATCGCGAAGGAGCTCCAGCGGCAGGAAGTTCTGCAGCTGCAGGAAGACGTTGAAGTGGCTGATGCGTTCGAAGAACGCGAAGATGCCGACAATGGCGCCGGCGATCACGAGGAACGTCAGCAGCGTCAGCACCTGCTGCTCGCTGCTGATCAGCTGGCGGACGATGACGGCGACCGAGAGGAAGAACGTCAGCTGGAACATGTTCGAGAAGCCGCCGGTGATGGCACCCGACTCGGTGACCGAGACGGCGTTGTACATCAACGACGCGAACATGGTCCACAGGAAGATCGCGAACGGCCAGCCCCAGACGATCGGCTTCCAGACGAGCTTCCCGCTCCACAGGCCGATGACGATCGCGACCAGCAGCACGCTGATCAGCACGCGATACGGCTCGAGGGCGAAGCCGACGTCGATCGGCAGCGCGTAGCGGCGGATCGGGACGAACATGACCACCCCGGCCAGCACGAGCAGCATGCTCGACCAGCGGAACACGATGCCGCGGAAGACGTAGGCGGCTGCCGCGATCAGCAGCACGCCGCCGGCGATCATCGGATCCAGGAAGATCACCGCGAGCAGAACGACGGCCGCAAGGCCCAGCGCGATCAGGATGTCGTTGCGCAGACGCCTTCTGCGCGCGGCGCGGTCGACGGTCTCGGCGCGCTCAGCAGGCGCGCCGAGATCCGGCGACGGCGAATCCACTGTCAAGAGGTCGGCCATGAGCCGACTCTCAGTCGTTGTGCGAAGCGTCCGCGGGCGCGCCGGCGAAGGCGTTCACGGATGAATCGACACGGGGGGCGCGAGCCCGACGGCGGGCAGAGCGCGCCGGCGCGGACTCGTCGAGCGGAGCCGATGCACCGACCGGCGCGAGCTCGCGGTCGTCGGCGACGGTGAACTCGTCCGCGTCGGCCGGGGCCGAGGCAACCGCATCGTCCTCGTCGGCCGAGTCCGTGTCGTCGTCGCTGTCGTCGGGCTCGCCGTTCCTGGTACGGCGGCGATCGCGGACGGCCTCGAGGATGAGGGCTGCGGCGACGAAGAGCAGGAAGACGCCGACGGCGACCACGACGACCGGGATCGCGGGGTTGCTGCCTTCGCCCTCGTCCGCGACGGGCACGTTGAGCACGTCGAGGTTCAGGCGGATGTCCTCGGCGACGCCGAGCTCGTCCTGGCTGGTCGTGACCATGGTCTCGAAGGCGGTGGTGGCCGCAGTGGCGAGCTCTTCGGCGCGATCCGGCGACAGCGCGGTGGCCGCGATGTCCAGAAGGGGCAGCGTGAGGCGGCCCGGGAAGGTCTCGTCACCGGTGGGCTGCGTCGTGCGGCTCACGGCGGCGATCGCCTCGCCGTCGCTGAGCTCGCCCACGACCGACTCGACGTCGGCGGTGATCTGGTC
This portion of the Microbacterium pygmaeum genome encodes:
- a CDS encoding alpha/beta hydrolase family protein is translated as MSSRSAVFRRTRRRSIRIASVSAVAAVTLLLGACAAPSAPIVEETATPTPTATASGPLTIPSMIAMPAESPTFETIGPVEAVADETATQVAYMSGGKRVTAVLRTPQGDGPFPAVVVVHGSVDPEDYDTGTDLIPEQRALISSGYAVLAVDMRGYADSDAADADSLEVDPGFGWMTVLDWGMALDVVNGLRALRDGAAPEVDPENVGLVGHSLGGLLVLDAAVIAPGASDIVVALAAAPSDFKEAMDAIEAENPGAMDEFLGEDTDPAQLAQYWADISPRTFFDRVTEPLLMIHGTDDDSTFPEWSQQTVDAWQATGNPAEIVLIDGGDHHFKPRRDEEVGITIAALDAVLRD
- a CDS encoding lipopolysaccharide biosynthesis protein, with the protein product MSGTQNLAHKASRGVAVTMGGLWGRALLQMLSTVVLARLLTPADFGLIAMVGSIMGIAELVRDFGMTGAIIQAKNLSDRVWKSLLWVSALIGIVLSVAVALSAPLVAALYNEPRLVAITLFMAPGVFLSGLVMPLQAMATKNLRFGLLASLDISTMAAGVVAGIVAALLGAGFWSLVIMAGAQFIIRLVVLWSLVRPKWGPPRIVKETWPLLGTGGSIFGAELLGYAEKNLDNVIIGATLGPAALGQYSRAYALFLLPLQQMNGPLGRVALPVLSALRDEGDRYRRYIRSAALVIGYLTLPTYAVAAGVAQPLVRLLLGPGWEMAATLFSLLAIAGFAQAIGRLRTWLYISLGHSHRQFVYDLVARPIVIAGFFFGIWWGGLPGLVLTYGALSLILLVPGFGFAMRGTFVRPGDVALPIIRPAIMAVLAFAGSWGASHLVIDTIAIVQVIVGMVGSLVIISPLFLLKSYRGDVGKLLGFVRSIRAPKARPAKTDAAADDAETTEEMAAELANTETFSETANEEQKTDEDRLIETEELTRRARRAAAAAADAGTAPASTTTKTADPQGDDSRHP
- a CDS encoding glycosyltransferase, yielding MSAISVVIPAHDEATVIERALTALVDTHAEIVVVANGCSDRTAEIARDFDTDAVAATVRVLELEHGSKIKALNAGSADVSAYPVAYVDADVIVSGAVLTEIAGRMDEVGALVAAPRMIVLPSRSWWVRQYYRVWALTDYRASGHIGSGVYILSSTGRARFEEFPDVIADDLYVQRLFAPHERFTPAGLTFSVHAPGTLRALLGRNTRIAAGNQELAVRFPELTPPATSVGGARSLLSRVWRRPSLWAGFAVYTAVYLTAHRRAARLLRSRASISWNRDHTTREQTT
- a CDS encoding O-antigen ligase family protein, yielding MADLLTVDSPSPDLGAPAERAETVDRAARRRRLRNDILIALGLAAVVLLAVIFLDPMIAGGVLLIAAAAYVFRGIVFRWSSMLLVLAGVVMFVPIRRYALPIDVGFALEPYRVLISVLLVAIVIGLWSGKLVWKPIVWGWPFAIFLWTMFASLMYNAVSVTESGAITGGFSNMFQLTFFLSVAVIVRQLISSEQQVLTLLTFLVIAGAIVGIFAFFERISHFNVFLQLQNFLPLELLRDDAESVRAGGNRSYASSQHPIALSVLFTMLVPIGIYLMKFGPWPKHPFNRKALYSILLAMMMLGLLSAVSRTGVVVLGAMFLYTLLLRPRLAGILFVIGLPFALITGLVLPKLVETTVLSLFDVQGLIAGQFSSIGMAGQGRLADVEPALAELSQQPWFGSGLATRVVVGENANAQILDNQWLGTAMETGVVGVIGLIALLVYPVYRLIRFSFTSTAPQSRVFLTFAIGASTLGYAVGAYFYDAFSFMQAFLMLTILLGVAAWAMTDGSETWPKSKIPKAEKSPAGVR